A section of the Amycolatopsis sp. AA4 genome encodes:
- a CDS encoding DUF2716 domain-containing protein, which translates to MADEPAWYWVHDKLRFWPSTFAHDWPGFHEPSPSAAWDLSTGEYDRASAEFRLGPYAVEEHDVARAVLAALKETTAEDEWLWVLHWQHQSFKFWPHRMQENAPWPVSVFPRGDYHLFLAEDFSYGTLGHPWERTLCVFGEKLLPAVEKHADGILTNQLRRDGQPSALTR; encoded by the coding sequence GTGGCCGACGAGCCCGCTTGGTATTGGGTGCACGACAAGCTCAGGTTCTGGCCGAGCACCTTCGCGCACGATTGGCCCGGCTTCCACGAGCCGAGCCCGTCGGCCGCGTGGGATTTGTCGACCGGCGAGTACGACCGGGCGTCGGCCGAATTCCGGCTGGGCCCGTACGCGGTGGAAGAGCACGACGTGGCCCGCGCGGTGCTGGCCGCTCTGAAGGAGACGACCGCCGAGGACGAGTGGCTGTGGGTCCTGCACTGGCAGCACCAGTCGTTCAAGTTCTGGCCGCACCGCATGCAGGAGAACGCGCCCTGGCCGGTGTCGGTCTTCCCGCGCGGTGACTACCACCTGTTCCTGGCCGAGGACTTCAGCTACGGAACGCTGGGCCACCCGTGGGAACGCACCCTGTGCGTTTTCGGCGAAAAACTGCTCCCCGCGGTCGAAAAGCACGCCGACGGCATTCTCACGAACCAGTTGCGCCGGGACGGCCAGCCCTCTGCGCTGACCCGCTGA
- a CDS encoding sigma-70 family RNA polymerase sigma factor: MTELGTAPPPAASESDEQALLKRLRDGEDAAFGELFELHAAAVRRLAQSLAADRSEAEDITAETFFRVLQALRRGAGPRDYVRAYLLTVARRVSWEWHGARRDVPVTDDELTFRAGAGVDTPARTAEHTLITTAFTSLPERWRTVLWQTEVEGEQPAMVAPHFGLSANATAALARRARQGLRAAYLQAHLSVNRGPETCRAVVEKLGGFTAGSVTGAEAERIKAHLLGCPSCRATQDELRDVCSSLRAHAGVLVLAVPALAGAGKAAGAVATVKSVVFGSKVKVGLALASTAAAGAVSLTAGPLVFGSHPVQDVGLGGGAPELALQPPEQPPPPAQQGPRVIAGKLYGSARPEHVAVHQGASPHLGAAEVPNLPAAHQPVSGDQSSSTSGAAGSTGATGATGSAGSTPRDDLPGQDASHSGSPMTGRSSTTESRSDLDTSTNSSSPGLLSTTTDDTTPSSYAPPRSAYVPSPDSYVPPSVTTTPAGSRHVAPAAPQSSNSADSSDCPKSSRSAESSKQRESAKPGKRARTDSTSGQDVTGSADSSADASSRTAKTRQTTSNSQ, from the coding sequence ATGACCGAGCTGGGCACGGCGCCGCCGCCAGCGGCCTCGGAATCCGACGAGCAGGCACTTTTGAAGCGGCTGCGCGACGGCGAGGACGCCGCGTTCGGGGAGTTGTTCGAGCTGCATGCCGCTGCCGTGCGCAGATTGGCGCAGAGTCTGGCGGCGGATCGTTCCGAAGCCGAGGACATCACCGCGGAGACTTTCTTCCGCGTGCTGCAGGCGTTGCGCCGCGGTGCGGGTCCGCGGGATTACGTGCGGGCTTATTTGCTGACGGTCGCGCGCCGGGTGTCGTGGGAGTGGCACGGGGCGCGGCGCGATGTTCCGGTGACTGACGACGAGTTGACGTTCCGGGCGGGCGCCGGGGTGGACACGCCGGCGCGGACGGCTGAGCACACGTTGATCACGACGGCGTTCACGAGTTTGCCGGAGCGGTGGCGGACGGTGCTGTGGCAGACCGAGGTCGAGGGCGAGCAGCCGGCGATGGTGGCTCCGCATTTCGGGTTGTCGGCGAACGCGACGGCGGCGTTGGCGCGGCGGGCGCGGCAGGGGTTGCGGGCGGCGTATCTGCAGGCGCATTTGTCGGTGAACCGGGGTCCGGAGACGTGCCGGGCGGTCGTGGAGAAGCTGGGCGGGTTCACCGCGGGCAGCGTCACGGGCGCGGAGGCGGAGCGGATCAAGGCGCATTTGCTGGGGTGTCCGTCGTGCCGGGCGACGCAGGACGAGCTGCGGGACGTGTGTTCGTCGTTGCGGGCGCATGCCGGGGTGCTGGTGCTCGCGGTTCCGGCGCTGGCCGGGGCCGGGAAGGCCGCGGGTGCGGTCGCGACGGTGAAGAGCGTGGTGTTCGGCTCGAAGGTGAAGGTCGGGCTGGCGCTGGCGTCGACCGCGGCGGCGGGTGCGGTGAGTTTGACCGCGGGTCCGCTGGTGTTCGGGTCGCATCCGGTGCAGGACGTGGGGTTGGGCGGGGGCGCGCCGGAGCTGGCGTTGCAGCCGCCGGAGCAGCCTCCGCCGCCGGCGCAGCAGGGTCCGCGGGTCATCGCCGGGAAGCTGTACGGCAGCGCGCGGCCGGAGCACGTGGCGGTTCATCAGGGTGCTTCGCCGCATTTGGGCGCGGCCGAGGTGCCGAATCTGCCGGCGGCGCATCAGCCGGTTTCCGGGGATCAGTCCTCGTCGACGTCTGGTGCGGCGGGTTCCACGGGTGCGACGGGTGCGACTGGGTCTGCTGGTTCGACGCCGCGCGATGATCTTCCCGGTCAGGACGCCAGTCATTCGGGTTCGCCGATGACGGGCCGTTCGTCGACCACCGAGTCACGGTCGGATCTGGACACGTCCACGAACTCGTCGAGCCCTGGCCTGCTGAGCACGACGACGGACGACACGACTCCTTCGTCGTACGCTCCGCCGCGCTCGGCGTACGTGCCTTCGCCGGATTCGTACGTGCCGCCGTCGGTCACGACGACCCCGGCCGGGTCGCGGCATGTCGCTCCGGCGGCTCCGCAGTCGTCGAACTCCGCTGACTCGTCCGACTGCCCGAAGTCTTCCCGTTCCGCCGAATCG
- a CDS encoding Imm7 family immunity protein: MFEYHGWVTIAASATGDDDAALLERMVERVHRSLQNATLLDLVDLRWSGGLPMLHLGGLDKHGGAITPQLLETFARVGELAPGSYGLLHVWDDQHPEHDNAFQVYRMARGQVTEEKDPHLSPVAPTVLDTYEL, encoded by the coding sequence GTGTTCGAATACCACGGCTGGGTGACCATCGCCGCCTCCGCGACGGGCGACGACGACGCAGCTCTGCTGGAGCGCATGGTGGAACGAGTCCACCGTTCGCTGCAGAACGCGACCCTGCTGGACCTGGTGGACCTCCGCTGGAGCGGGGGCCTGCCCATGCTCCATCTGGGTGGTCTGGACAAACACGGCGGAGCGATCACGCCCCAGCTCCTGGAAACGTTCGCGAGGGTAGGAGAACTGGCCCCCGGCTCGTACGGCCTGCTGCACGTCTGGGACGACCAGCACCCGGAACACGACAACGCCTTCCAGGTCTACCGAATGGCAAGAGGCCAGGTAACGGAAGAAAAAGACCCGCACCTGTCCCCAGTAGCCCCCACGGTCCTGGACACCTACGAGCTATAA